In a single window of the Gemmatimonadota bacterium genome:
- a CDS encoding efflux RND transporter permease subunit, whose protein sequence is MVELLKKLPKISIEKPMLMIPVIIVMIASGIITYSKLPKELQPYLENPTVGIVIQYPGVAAEDMEMYFARPIEQKMSVLNDVTFIRSNSQEGRTEVIIGFEYGSDMNRSKVDVQTLLSNMLNELPFDRDNTTNPWVVHVANDNVPILDLNISRKGYDGVRLREFVENVLRDEIEKIDGVQSAIPYGGKRRQVIIEVDRDKLAAYRLGLMDIKTAIEQQYLSRAAGKLRQQENEFLVRATMIPEDPSKLGDIPVSVWQDKVVYLRDVAQVKDTHAEETSAYHYNGKRGQLLMVVKQPEASDFTVIDKVLKKMDEFVAEYPGLSFQVAYNRKDFLETIIENAWHELMLAFIITGLVVLVFIRTVTPTFIVLLTLPAAMAASFSLFPLGNLTINTPTLMGITFVLGRLVDDSVVLIEVINRHLKMGKPPKQAALHGSYEILLPNFLSAATFMIALTPNLMLGGSMGTGFRGMTFPMIMAMAFSTFLSFTLNPMMAAYLYKPYKEMLENPIDQFLGRILSPFRWLIDQVVNLYRHVLPWALDHRVIVVALGLASMYVAYKIWPTLGWEGMPLQDTAQAVGEAEAWPGTSLQETEKIVSRIEEILVRQPETRKVSTQIGLEPAFGTYFSGYGVRTINRAFFKITFANKEERVCQFYHRWLDPIFHTCRKKTGRDIWEIMDGVQQEALASIPGIRSFWLMEMGAAPVNTARAPIEAVVKGPDLHTLARIGEEGKQIAERTPGVVQPFTSWSMSMPQYHLVIDRVRAKELGLAVPQIAMQAYYALNGGMTSEFFKPEGALGPQRHSRFLIRYRPEQRQDPSDLANVMITTPKGDQVPLREVARFELQQGTDLIYKEDLQYAMSVLGQYRGVGLKMATAGVVMGIKTSVDLPKGYTVQPKGMMLDMLDNVYRLYGGLALALFFLLVLLLLQTQSWVATLAILMDAPLEVFGAIYFLRIRGFYWSPPVIWGLTIATAAVMATGIYLTDKIEAERRSGKSRRDAILTAGPIRLIPVLMTAITFTAAFIPPMFAPPTGMDRFRPIATALVGAMISSTALSLIVVPVFYSIFDDVKEFLFQVYSAKPAPRLAPAPVPALELEEALAPAGMGGDGENLDADNRNDYPAGRNERS, encoded by the coding sequence ATGGTCGAGCTGCTGAAGAAGCTCCCGAAGATCTCGATCGAGAAACCGATGCTGATGATCCCGGTCATCATTGTGATGATCGCGAGCGGGATCATCACCTACTCCAAGCTGCCTAAGGAGCTCCAGCCATACCTGGAGAATCCGACGGTCGGGATCGTCATCCAGTACCCGGGCGTCGCGGCCGAGGACATGGAGATGTACTTCGCCCGGCCGATAGAGCAGAAGATGTCCGTGCTCAACGACGTGACCTTCATCCGCTCAAATTCCCAGGAGGGACGCACGGAGGTCATCATCGGGTTCGAGTACGGATCCGACATGAACCGCAGCAAGGTCGACGTGCAGACTCTCCTCTCCAACATGCTGAACGAGCTGCCGTTCGACCGGGACAACACCACGAACCCCTGGGTCGTACACGTCGCCAACGACAACGTCCCGATCCTGGACCTGAACATCAGCCGGAAGGGCTACGATGGCGTTCGCCTGCGCGAGTTCGTCGAGAACGTGCTGCGCGACGAGATCGAGAAGATCGACGGCGTGCAGTCGGCCATCCCGTACGGCGGCAAGCGGCGCCAGGTGATCATCGAGGTGGATCGCGACAAGCTCGCGGCCTACCGCCTCGGCCTCATGGACATCAAGACGGCGATCGAGCAGCAGTACCTGAGCCGCGCGGCGGGCAAGCTGCGCCAGCAAGAAAACGAGTTTCTGGTGCGCGCCACGATGATCCCAGAGGATCCGAGCAAGCTCGGGGACATCCCGGTCAGTGTGTGGCAGGACAAGGTGGTCTACCTGCGCGACGTGGCGCAGGTGAAGGATACGCACGCGGAGGAGACGAGCGCCTACCACTACAACGGGAAGCGCGGCCAGCTCCTCATGGTGGTGAAGCAGCCCGAGGCGTCCGACTTCACGGTGATCGACAAGGTCCTGAAGAAGATGGACGAGTTCGTTGCGGAGTATCCCGGGCTCTCCTTCCAGGTGGCATACAACCGCAAGGACTTCCTGGAGACCATTATCGAGAACGCCTGGCACGAGCTCATGCTGGCGTTCATCATCACCGGCCTAGTGGTGCTGGTCTTCATCCGCACGGTCACGCCCACCTTCATCGTGCTGCTCACGCTGCCGGCGGCCATGGCCGCCTCCTTCAGCCTCTTCCCGCTCGGCAATCTGACGATCAACACCCCGACGCTCATGGGGATCACGTTCGTCCTGGGCAGGCTGGTGGACGACTCGGTGGTGCTCATCGAGGTCATCAACCGGCACCTCAAGATGGGCAAGCCCCCCAAGCAGGCGGCTCTGCATGGGTCCTACGAGATCCTGCTGCCCAACTTCCTGTCGGCGGCCACCTTCATGATCGCGCTCACGCCCAACCTGATGCTGGGCGGCTCCATGGGGACGGGGTTCCGCGGCATGACCTTCCCCATGATCATGGCCATGGCGTTCTCGACCTTCCTCTCCTTTACGCTGAACCCGATGATGGCGGCATACCTGTACAAGCCGTACAAGGAGATGCTCGAGAACCCGATCGACCAGTTCCTGGGCCGTATCCTCTCGCCGTTCCGGTGGCTGATCGATCAGGTGGTGAACCTCTACCGGCACGTGCTGCCCTGGGCGCTCGACCACCGGGTGATCGTCGTGGCCCTGGGCCTGGCCTCCATGTACGTCGCCTACAAGATCTGGCCGACGCTGGGCTGGGAGGGCATGCCGCTCCAGGACACGGCCCAGGCGGTGGGCGAGGCGGAGGCGTGGCCGGGCACATCGCTCCAGGAGACCGAAAAGATCGTCTCGCGGATCGAGGAGATCCTGGTCCGGCAGCCGGAGACCCGGAAGGTCTCGACGCAGATCGGACTCGAGCCGGCCTTCGGGACCTACTTCTCGGGCTACGGCGTGCGCACCATCAACCGGGCCTTCTTCAAGATCACGTTCGCGAACAAGGAGGAACGCGTCTGCCAGTTCTACCACCGCTGGCTCGATCCGATCTTCCACACCTGTCGGAAAAAGACCGGGCGCGACATCTGGGAGATCATGGACGGGGTCCAGCAGGAGGCGCTCGCGTCCATCCCCGGCATTCGCAGCTTTTGGCTGATGGAGATGGGTGCCGCGCCGGTCAACACGGCCCGGGCGCCGATCGAGGCGGTGGTCAAGGGGCCGGACCTCCACACGCTGGCCCGGATCGGCGAGGAGGGGAAGCAGATCGCAGAGCGGACGCCGGGCGTGGTGCAGCCCTTCACGAGCTGGTCCATGAGCATGCCGCAGTACCACCTGGTCATCGACCGGGTGCGGGCCAAGGAGCTCGGCCTCGCCGTGCCGCAGATCGCCATGCAGGCGTACTACGCGCTGAATGGCGGCATGACCTCCGAGTTCTTCAAGCCGGAAGGCGCGCTGGGTCCGCAGCGGCACTCCCGCTTTCTCATCCGTTACCGGCCGGAACAGCGCCAGGATCCGAGCGATCTGGCCAACGTGATGATCACCACGCCCAAGGGCGACCAGGTCCCCCTGCGCGAGGTGGCGCGCTTCGAGCTGCAGCAGGGAACCGACCTGATCTACAAGGAGGACCTCCAGTACGCCATGAGCGTGCTGGGCCAGTACCGCGGCGTCGGGCTCAAGATGGCCACGGCCGGCGTGGTCATGGGGATCAAGACCTCGGTCGACCTGCCCAAGGGCTACACCGTGCAGCCCAAGGGGATGATGCTGGACATGCTGGACAACGTATACCGGCTGTACGGGGGCCTGGCTCTGGCACTATTCTTCCTCTTAGTCCTGCTGCTGCTCCAGACCCAGTCGTGGGTCGCCACGCTGGCGATTCTCATGGACGCGCCGCTCGAGGTCTTCGGCGCCATCTACTTCCTGAGGATCCGCGGCTTCTACTGGTCGCCGCCCGTGATCTGGGGGCTCACCATCGCGACCGCCGCGGTGATGGCCACCGGGATTTACCTCACGGACAAGATCGAGGCGGAGCGCAGGAGCGGGAAGAGCCGCCGCGACGCGATCCTCACCGCGGGACCCATCCGGCTTATTCCCGTGCTCATGACGGCGATCACCTTCACGGCGGCGTTCATCCCGCCCATGTTCGCGCCGCCCACGGGCATGGACCGCTTCCGCCCCATCGCGACCGCGCTGGTCGGCGCCATGATCAGCTCGACCGCGCTCAGCCTGATCGTGGTCCCGGTCTTCTACAGCATCTTCGACGACGTCAAGGAGTTCCTGTTCCAGGTCTACAGCGCGAAGCCCGCGCCGCGCCTCGCGCCCGCCCCGGTTCCCGCCCTCGAGCTCGAGGAGGCGCTGGCGCCGGCAGGGATGGGTGGTGACGGGGAGAACCTGGACGCCGACAACCGAAACGATTACCCCGCGGGACGGAACGAACGTTCCTGA
- a CDS encoding DUF302 domain-containing protein: protein MLAAALALALSAFSPARAFAQQEKMGGMAGMPEGRAMGMSKYGFSETVSRVKQAITDQDLMVVFTADHQAMLSMVGKQSKGMLAIEFFHPRYGKTIFETNHAAGLEIPLRLVVMEGDMGTMLSYEKPSYTFARYKGLEGLGQALDGVLQTIVASVAK from the coding sequence GTGCTGGCCGCAGCCCTCGCTCTGGCGCTCTCTGCCTTCAGCCCGGCGCGCGCGTTCGCCCAGCAGGAGAAAATGGGTGGTATGGCAGGGATGCCCGAGGGGCGGGCGATGGGGATGTCGAAGTACGGTTTCAGCGAGACGGTGAGCCGGGTCAAGCAGGCGATCACGGACCAGGACCTGATGGTCGTCTTCACCGCCGACCATCAGGCCATGCTCAGCATGGTGGGCAAGCAGAGCAAGGGGATGCTCGCCATCGAGTTCTTCCACCCCCGCTACGGCAAGACGATCTTCGAGACGAACCACGCTGCCGGCCTCGAGATCCCGCTCCGACTCGTCGTCATGGAAGGGGACATGGGCACCATGCTCAGCTATGAAAAGCCGTCCTATACCTTCGCCAGGTACAAGGGACTCGAGGGCCTGGGCCAGGCGCTCGATGGGGTGCTGCAAACCATTGTCGCGTCCGTGGCCAAGTGA
- a CDS encoding DUF302 domain-containing protein yields MRYRVLLVAALAAAVWLVPSPAFAQKEIKVSEVVVEYISPLPYTQAVAKLEAAFKGAGLVVIGEPNYQQMQRMVGRERRGSKAYFVFRPDLGTPVFDNDYNAALEIPLKILLYEREDKKTVIRYLKPSAALGNYRGLGSVGKSLDELLRKVVSLALR; encoded by the coding sequence ATGCGTTACCGTGTGCTCCTCGTCGCTGCGCTCGCCGCGGCCGTGTGGCTGGTGCCGAGCCCCGCCTTCGCGCAGAAGGAGATCAAGGTCAGCGAGGTCGTGGTCGAGTACATAAGCCCCCTTCCCTATACCCAGGCGGTGGCCAAGCTGGAGGCCGCCTTCAAGGGAGCGGGGCTCGTGGTCATTGGCGAGCCCAACTATCAGCAGATGCAGCGCATGGTAGGACGGGAGCGCCGCGGCTCAAAGGCGTACTTCGTCTTCCGGCCCGATCTCGGGACTCCCGTCTTCGACAACGACTATAACGCGGCTCTCGAGATCCCGCTGAAGATCCTCTTGTACGAGCGTGAGGACAAGAAGACGGTCATCCGCTACCTCAAGCCCTCCGCAGCGCTCGGAAACTACAGGGGGCTTGGGAGCGTCGGCAAATCTCTGGACGAGCTGCTCAGGAAGGTCGTGAGTCTGGCGTTGCGTTAG
- a CDS encoding DUF2911 domain-containing protein, whose translation MHRLLLLFSTTFLSAGPLLAQVRADSGAFVLRLGRDTVVFERYVRTGDHLLSEAVWRSPRVVLQRVEARLNPDGSLARVDGAVYDPSTSPGAQPVSRTSVVLRGDSTHFTAGSGGSRQSWSFPGRAHFSPAPQVFALFELLARRAPRNVGDSAVLTQMSPAGPRPLVVRRSARDSVTVSSRQLGTMHAHVDEAGRVWGLDGRSSSWGFVGERRAWVDLDSVARAFLAHENQHGALGELSPRDSVVALAHGARIQVDYGRPSRRGRTIFGGVVPWGRVWRTGANLATHFTTDRALSFDGRTLPAGTYTLWTIPGPAEWTLIVNQETGQWGTFYDETRDLWRIPMRTRRTPVPAEQFTILIQAQGEGGVLKLVWETTEASAEFRVK comes from the coding sequence ATGCATCGACTGCTTTTACTCTTTTCGACAACCTTCCTCTCCGCCGGCCCGCTCCTGGCTCAGGTGCGGGCCGACAGCGGCGCGTTCGTGCTCCGGCTCGGTCGGGATACGGTGGTCTTCGAACGATACGTCCGTACGGGCGATCACCTTCTCTCCGAAGCCGTCTGGCGGAGCCCACGGGTCGTCCTCCAGCGCGTGGAAGCGCGGCTCAATCCAGACGGCTCGCTGGCACGCGTCGACGGAGCGGTCTACGACCCAAGCACATCGCCGGGCGCACAGCCCGTGAGCCGTACATCCGTCGTGCTCCGCGGCGATTCGACGCACTTCACCGCCGGCAGTGGCGGCAGTCGACAGAGCTGGTCCTTCCCCGGACGTGCGCACTTCTCCCCCGCGCCGCAGGTCTTCGCGCTTTTCGAGCTCCTGGCACGACGGGCGCCACGAAACGTGGGCGACAGCGCGGTCCTGACGCAGATGAGTCCGGCCGGGCCGCGCCCCCTCGTGGTCCGGCGCTCGGCTCGCGATTCCGTGACCGTCTCCAGCCGGCAGCTCGGGACGATGCACGCGCATGTGGACGAGGCCGGGCGGGTGTGGGGCCTGGACGGCCGGTCATCCTCCTGGGGCTTCGTCGGTGAGCGTCGGGCCTGGGTCGATCTCGACTCTGTCGCGCGCGCCTTCCTCGCGCACGAGAACCAGCACGGCGCGCTCGGCGAGTTGTCGCCGCGCGACAGCGTAGTCGCACTCGCGCACGGCGCGCGCATCCAGGTGGATTACGGCCGGCCCTCGAGACGCGGGCGCACCATCTTCGGCGGGGTCGTCCCCTGGGGCCGGGTGTGGCGGACCGGGGCGAACCTCGCGACGCACTTCACCACGGATCGAGCGCTTTCGTTCGATGGCAGAACGCTGCCGGCCGGAACGTACACGCTCTGGACGATTCCCGGGCCCGCCGAATGGACGTTGATCGTCAACCAGGAGACGGGGCAGTGGGGCACGTTCTACGACGAGACCAGAGACCTGTGGCGGATTCCGATGCGTACCCGGCGCACGCCCGTTCCGGCCGAGCAGTTCACGATCCTGATCCAGGCGCAGGGGGAGGGCGGAGTGCTGAAGCTGGTGTGGGAAACGACGGAGGCATCGGCCGAGTTCAGAGTGAAGTGA